The Nitrospirota bacterium nucleotide sequence AACGGCGGCGGAGCAGCGATTGTGTCCGGTGGGCGGTGCAGGTCGCACAAGAAGCGATGGTCCAATCGGGTCTGGATCCGCGTGAGGTGCCCACGGTCTTTGCGTCCTCGGGCGGCGAAATGGGGGTGCTCGATACACTCTGCCGCACCTTGGCGACTCCAGAGCGGGTGATTTCGCCCACGCTCTTTCATCAATCGGTCCACAACACGCCGTCCGGCTATTGGGGAATCGCCACAACTTGTCAGCAGTCGTCGACGGCGCTGTCTTGCTATGACGACTCGTTCGCGGCCGGTCTACTCGAAGCTGTGACCTTCGTCTACGTGGAGCAACGTCCGCTGTTGCTGGTCGCCTATGATCTGGCCGTGCCTGCCCCGCTCAACGAAGCGCGTCCGATCGCGGCTGGTTTTGCCGTGGCTCTCGTACTCGCTCCGCCGTCGGACGTTGCGCTCGCCACCATGCAACTGCATCTCAACGAAACAGATCAAGAGCCGGCGAGCCATCTGCAAGACCTTGCATTGGAGCGAGTGCGTCTGGACAATCCTGCGGCCCGATCGCTGCCGCTCTTGAAAGCGCTTGCCACCGGCGGTTCGGAGAGGGTGATCGTGAGTCTGCTCGAGAGTCAGCAGCTCGTGTTGGAAATCGATCGATGCCGCAATTGAGCAAAGAAGAACTGAGCACGTTCCTTCCCCATACCGGGGCGATGCGGCTGATCGATCTCGTGGAGTCGTGGGATGCCACGGCGATTCGGTGCTTCACGAAATCGCATCTCGATGTGGCGAATCCGCTGCGGCAGGGGGGGCGCCTCGACGCGGTGACCGGGCTGGAATATGCGGCACAGGCGATGGGGGTCCATGTGGGGCTTCTGAATCGAGAGCGGTCTACGGAGGGGCTGATCGGCTATGTCGGCGGGGTGAAGGATGTGGTGTTGTCGGTAGACCGTCTCGACGACTGTCCAGGGGAACTCACGATTGCGGCCTCGCGCTTGTTCGAAGGCGGCGATAGTTTCATGTATCAGTTTGCGATTTCATCCGGAGGCCACAACATGATGACGGGACGGGCCTCGATATTTTTAAAGCGCGAGCCATCATGATGCGGAAACGCGCCCTCGTGACCGGAGGCAGTGGTGTCATCGGTTCGGCCATCGCCGAGCGACTGGCGGCAGATGGCTATGCCGTCATCGTGCATGCCCATCGGCATCCTGAGTCGGCTGAGCAGGTGGCAGAGAAGATTCGGAATAAAAACGGGTCGGCGTCGGTTGTCTGTTTCGATATTACCGATGAGTCTGCCACG carries:
- a CDS encoding beta-ketoacyl synthase chain length factor, translating into MKVAIQGIGLLAPGLAGWETGRAVLAGHGSFQPGEMPDPEAALLPPNERRRSSDCVRWAVQVAQEAMVQSGLDPREVPTVFASSGGEMGVLDTLCRTLATPERVISPTLFHQSVHNTPSGYWGIATTCQQSSTALSCYDDSFAAGLLEAVTFVYVEQRPLLLVAYDLAVPAPLNEARPIAAGFAVALVLAPPSDVALATMQLHLNETDQEPASHLQDLALERVRLDNPAARSLPLLKALATGGSERVIVSLLESQQLVLEIDRCRN
- a CDS encoding 3-hydroxylacyl-ACP dehydratase; this translates as MPQLSKEELSTFLPHTGAMRLIDLVESWDATAIRCFTKSHLDVANPLRQGGRLDAVTGLEYAAQAMGVHVGLLNRERSTEGLIGYVGGVKDVVLSVDRLDDCPGELTIAASRLFEGGDSFMYQFAISSGGHNMMTGRASIFLKREPS